A genomic window from Cytobacillus suaedae includes:
- a CDS encoding peptidase S41, with product MKIKWVVFVICLLLAGCNFFKDNTSIKEPSVRITEQASTDKTEDVLKDKADLSNENMQDIFVLGKVWGYLKYYHPNVTEDKLDWDAELFNVLPNVLQSKNPSERDSILTDWIVSLGTYELENNIANLENEIKIEPDLDWIYNSGLNEHLVKHLSNLKNAKRTGENLSVSLVDGVGNPEFNEKPYPNLRFPNVEYQLLSLFRYWNIIEYYFPYKYLIEEDWDNVLKEFIPKFINAKNEQEYKLTTLEIIARIQDSHANIWGQEPVIEEYWGKNHSPLSLSFVEQKAVVTGYYNDELGGKTGIEIGDVITKINNQSVEDIITEKKRFIPASNYSAQLRDLAPKLLRSNEKVLNIEFVRYGKTHSKEIELYSAPRVGVNGYNVYQIDKAHFQLLESNIGYIYPGNIKNEFIPEIAEKIKGTSGLIIDLRCYPKEFIVYTLGELLVPESTGFTKFSNGSIINPGLFYMKETIEVGRENKDYYKGKVIILVNELTQSQAEFTAMAFRTAPNATVIGSTTAGADGNVSFLTLPGGIRTAITGIGIYYPDGTETQRVGIIPDITVTPTIEGIKENRDEILEKAIEFINSN from the coding sequence ATGAAAATCAAATGGGTTGTTTTTGTAATTTGTTTATTGTTAGCAGGTTGTAATTTCTTTAAGGATAACACTAGTATAAAAGAGCCATCAGTAAGAATAACAGAGCAGGCATCCACTGATAAAACTGAAGATGTCTTAAAAGACAAAGCCGATCTCTCAAATGAGAATATGCAAGACATATTTGTGCTAGGGAAAGTTTGGGGATATTTGAAGTATTATCATCCTAATGTTACAGAAGATAAATTAGATTGGGATGCTGAACTATTTAATGTATTACCTAACGTTCTTCAATCAAAGAATCCGTCAGAAAGAGATTCAATTTTAACCGATTGGATTGTCAGTTTAGGTACTTACGAACTTGAAAACAATATAGCAAACTTAGAAAACGAGATAAAAATAGAACCAGATTTAGACTGGATATATAATTCTGGACTTAATGAACATTTGGTTAAACACTTATCTAATCTAAAAAATGCTAAAAGAACAGGTGAAAACCTTTCAGTCTCATTAGTAGATGGTGTTGGAAATCCCGAGTTTAATGAAAAGCCCTATCCAAATTTAAGATTTCCGAATGTGGAGTATCAACTATTGTCATTATTTCGATACTGGAATATCATTGAATATTATTTCCCTTATAAGTATTTAATTGAAGAAGATTGGGATAATGTTTTAAAGGAATTTATCCCTAAATTCATAAATGCCAAAAATGAACAGGAGTATAAGCTAACAACTTTAGAAATAATTGCTAGAATTCAAGATTCACATGCAAATATATGGGGGCAAGAGCCTGTAATAGAGGAATATTGGGGGAAGAATCATTCACCATTGTCTCTTTCGTTTGTTGAGCAAAAAGCAGTTGTAACTGGTTACTATAATGATGAGTTAGGCGGGAAAACAGGAATTGAAATTGGAGATGTTATTACGAAAATTAATAATCAATCAGTTGAAGATATTATCACTGAGAAAAAACGGTTTATTCCTGCTTCAAATTATTCAGCTCAGCTGAGAGACCTTGCTCCAAAATTATTAAGATCAAATGAGAAAGTATTGAATATTGAATTTGTGAGGTACGGAAAAACCCATAGTAAAGAAATTGAATTGTATTCTGCTCCAAGAGTTGGTGTGAATGGATATAATGTATATCAGATAGACAAGGCTCATTTTCAACTACTAGAATCTAATATAGGTTATATCTATCCTGGAAATATAAAGAATGAATTTATACCGGAAATAGCAGAAAAGATTAAGGGTACAAGTGGACTAATTATTGATTTGCGGTGTTATCCCAAAGAATTTATTGTATATACTTTAGGGGAACTTTTAGTTCCTGAAAGCACTGGATTCACAAAATTTTCGAATGGAAGCATAATAAATCCTGGTTTGTTTTATATGAAGGAAACTATTGAAGTCGGTAGAGAGAACAAGGACTATTACAAAGGAAAAGTAATTATTCTTGTTAACGAACTAACACAAAGTCAGGCTGAATTCACCGCAATGGCTTTTAGAACTGCTCCCAACGCCACAGTTATTGGAAGTACAACAGCCGGAGCCGATGGGAATGTCTCCTTTCTTACCTTGCCAGGTGGTATCAGAACAGCGATAACAGGTATAGGTATATATTATCCTGACGGAACGGAAACACAAAGAGTAGGCATTATCCCAGATATAACTGTAACACCAACAATTGAAGGTATCAAAGAAAATAGAGATGAAATTCTTGAAAAAGCTATTGAATTTATCAATAGCAACTAG
- a CDS encoding GNAT family N-acetyltransferase, giving the protein MKTAESPKVQIRELTLEDVEDRYQWYLDKEVTKHLNLPEKYPPFSREETHSWIEMCINKTNGYEQKAIVTEEGKHIGWVDLKNIDKMNRHAELGIAIGDKNYWGKGFGLAAMKEMLIWGFNELGLNKIWLRVEVDNDKAIKSYIRMGYVEEGILRQDRFRNGEFIDRLRMSILKQEFFQ; this is encoded by the coding sequence ATGAAAACAGCAGAATCACCGAAAGTTCAAATAAGGGAATTAACCCTTGAAGACGTGGAAGACCGTTATCAATGGTACTTAGATAAAGAAGTAACCAAACATCTAAATCTGCCTGAGAAGTATCCGCCGTTTAGCAGGGAAGAAACCCATAGTTGGATTGAAATGTGTATTAACAAAACAAATGGGTATGAACAAAAAGCCATTGTAACAGAAGAAGGAAAGCATATTGGTTGGGTTGATTTAAAGAACATAGATAAGATGAATAGACACGCAGAATTAGGGATTGCAATAGGTGATAAGAATTATTGGGGTAAAGGTTTTGGACTTGCTGCAATGAAAGAAATGCTTATATGGGGATTTAATGAATTAGGTCTAAACAAGATTTGGTTAAGAGTCGAAGTGGATAATGACAAAGCAATCAAATCTTATATTCGTATGGGTTATGTAGAAGAGGGCATTTTAAGGCAAGACCGATTTAGAAATGGCGAATTTATTGACCGTTTAAGGATGAGTATTCTTAAACAGGAGTTCTTTCAGTAA